A stretch of Triticum aestivum cultivar Chinese Spring chromosome 1D, IWGSC CS RefSeq v2.1, whole genome shotgun sequence DNA encodes these proteins:
- the LOC123164755 gene encoding uncharacterized protein isoform X5, with product MVRPATTSRWQVYHSEQWDRASMHPSRALTAVQVELRPPSSPSAAPIEHPHKTACSTWLQLHRRPDPLVFHSATGGQAWMPSSEPPHCPAATLLQPPSGGARCSKHVLWMPPPLAYSLRSARPSPFFPVHPA from the exons AT GGTACGGCCGGCGACAACGAGTAGGTGGCAAGTGTACCACAGCGAGCAATGGGACAGAG CATCCATGCATCCAAGTCGAGCTCTGACCGCAGTCCAAGTGGAACTGCGACCACCATCTTCACCCAGCGCTGCACCCATTGAGCACCCACACA AGACGGCATGCTCCACTTGGCTTCAACTGCACCGCCGGCCTGATCCACTTGTCTTCCACAGCGCCACCGGCGGACAAGCCTGGATGCCGTCGTCCGAACCGCCGCACTGCCCAGCTGCAACGCTCCTGCAGCCACCATCCGGCGGCGCACGGTGCTCCAAGCACGTCCTGTGGATGCCTCCTCCTCTTGCCTACTCCCTGCGAAGCGCCCGACCGTCTCCCTTCTTCCCCGTCCATCCAG
- the LOC123164755 gene encoding uncharacterized protein isoform X6 has product MWQVYHSEQWDRASMHPSRALTAVQVELRPPSSPSAAPIEHPHKTACSTWLQLHRRPDPLVFHSATGGQAWMPSSEPPHCPAATLLQPPSGGARCSKHVLWMPPPLAYSLRSARPSPFFPVHPA; this is encoded by the exons AT GTGGCAAGTGTACCACAGCGAGCAATGGGACAGAG CATCCATGCATCCAAGTCGAGCTCTGACCGCAGTCCAAGTGGAACTGCGACCACCATCTTCACCCAGCGCTGCACCCATTGAGCACCCACACA AGACGGCATGCTCCACTTGGCTTCAACTGCACCGCCGGCCTGATCCACTTGTCTTCCACAGCGCCACCGGCGGACAAGCCTGGATGCCGTCGTCCGAACCGCCGCACTGCCCAGCTGCAACGCTCCTGCAGCCACCATCCGGCGGCGCACGGTGCTCCAAGCACGTCCTGTGGATGCCTCCTCCTCTTGCCTACTCCCTGCGAAGCGCCCGACCGTCTCCCTTCTTCCCCGTCCATCCAG
- the LOC123164755 gene encoding uncharacterized protein isoform X3: MWQVYHSEQWDRGMKQMYLLKYFSSTKSSKKVQSLFSEKLHGVSSATASMHPSRALTAVQVELRPPSSPSAAPIEHPHKTACSTWLQLHRRPDPLVFHSATGGQAWMPSSEPPHCPAATLLQPPSGGARCSKHVLWMPPPLAYSLRSARPSPFFPVHPA, translated from the exons AT GTGGCAAGTGTACCACAGCGAGCAATGGGACAGAGGTATGAAGCAGAT GTATTTGCTTAAGTACTTCAGCTCAACAAAAAGCTCCAAAAAAGTTCAGAGTTTGTTTTCAGAAAAGCTCCATGGTGTTTCTTCGGCTACAGCATCCATGCATCCAAGTCGAGCTCTGACCGCAGTCCAAGTGGAACTGCGACCACCATCTTCACCCAGCGCTGCACCCATTGAGCACCCACACA AGACGGCATGCTCCACTTGGCTTCAACTGCACCGCCGGCCTGATCCACTTGTCTTCCACAGCGCCACCGGCGGACAAGCCTGGATGCCGTCGTCCGAACCGCCGCACTGCCCAGCTGCAACGCTCCTGCAGCCACCATCCGGCGGCGCACGGTGCTCCAAGCACGTCCTGTGGATGCCTCCTCCTCTTGCCTACTCCCTGCGAAGCGCCCGACCGTCTCCCTTCTTCCCCGTCCATCCAG
- the LOC123164755 gene encoding uncharacterized protein isoform X4, protein MGQRYLLKYFSSTKSSKKVQSLFSEKLHGVSSATASMHPSRALTAVQVELRPPSSPSAAPIEHPHKTACSTWLQLHRRPDPLVFHSATGGQAWMPSSEPPHCPAATLLQPPSGGARCSKHVLWMPPPLAYSLRSARPSPFFPVHPA, encoded by the exons ATGGGACAGAG GTATTTGCTTAAGTACTTCAGCTCAACAAAAAGCTCCAAAAAAGTTCAGAGTTTGTTTTCAGAAAAGCTCCATGGTGTTTCTTCGGCTACAGCATCCATGCATCCAAGTCGAGCTCTGACCGCAGTCCAAGTGGAACTGCGACCACCATCTTCACCCAGCGCTGCACCCATTGAGCACCCACACA AGACGGCATGCTCCACTTGGCTTCAACTGCACCGCCGGCCTGATCCACTTGTCTTCCACAGCGCCACCGGCGGACAAGCCTGGATGCCGTCGTCCGAACCGCCGCACTGCCCAGCTGCAACGCTCCTGCAGCCACCATCCGGCGGCGCACGGTGCTCCAAGCACGTCCTGTGGATGCCTCCTCCTCTTGCCTACTCCCTGCGAAGCGCCCGACCGTCTCCCTTCTTCCCCGTCCATCCAG
- the LOC123164755 gene encoding uncharacterized protein isoform X2 gives MVRPATTSRWQVYHSEQWDRGMKQMYLLKYFSSTKSSKKVQSLFSEKLHGVSSATASMHPSRALTAVQVELRPPSSPSAAPIEHPHKTACSTWLQLHRRPDPLVFHSATGGQAWMPSSEPPHCPAATLLQPPSGGARCSKHVLWMPPPLAYSLRSARPSPFFPVHPA, from the exons AT GGTACGGCCGGCGACAACGAGTAGGTGGCAAGTGTACCACAGCGAGCAATGGGACAGAGGTATGAAGCAGAT GTATTTGCTTAAGTACTTCAGCTCAACAAAAAGCTCCAAAAAAGTTCAGAGTTTGTTTTCAGAAAAGCTCCATGGTGTTTCTTCGGCTACAGCATCCATGCATCCAAGTCGAGCTCTGACCGCAGTCCAAGTGGAACTGCGACCACCATCTTCACCCAGCGCTGCACCCATTGAGCACCCACACA AGACGGCATGCTCCACTTGGCTTCAACTGCACCGCCGGCCTGATCCACTTGTCTTCCACAGCGCCACCGGCGGACAAGCCTGGATGCCGTCGTCCGAACCGCCGCACTGCCCAGCTGCAACGCTCCTGCAGCCACCATCCGGCGGCGCACGGTGCTCCAAGCACGTCCTGTGGATGCCTCCTCCTCTTGCCTACTCCCTGCGAAGCGCCCGACCGTCTCCCTTCTTCCCCGTCCATCCAG
- the LOC123164755 gene encoding uncharacterized protein isoform X1 — protein MVFCCKLANNISDHTLQPPHVASVPQRAMGQRYLLKYFSSTKSSKKVQSLFSEKLHGVSSATASMHPSRALTAVQVELRPPSSPSAAPIEHPHKTACSTWLQLHRRPDPLVFHSATGGQAWMPSSEPPHCPAATLLQPPSGGARCSKHVLWMPPPLAYSLRSARPSPFFPVHPA, from the exons ATGGTATTCTGTTGCAAGTTGGCGAACAACATTAGCGACCATACTCTCCAACCGCCCCAT GTGGCAAGTGTACCACAGCGAGCAATGGGACAGAG GTATTTGCTTAAGTACTTCAGCTCAACAAAAAGCTCCAAAAAAGTTCAGAGTTTGTTTTCAGAAAAGCTCCATGGTGTTTCTTCGGCTACAGCATCCATGCATCCAAGTCGAGCTCTGACCGCAGTCCAAGTGGAACTGCGACCACCATCTTCACCCAGCGCTGCACCCATTGAGCACCCACACA AGACGGCATGCTCCACTTGGCTTCAACTGCACCGCCGGCCTGATCCACTTGTCTTCCACAGCGCCACCGGCGGACAAGCCTGGATGCCGTCGTCCGAACCGCCGCACTGCCCAGCTGCAACGCTCCTGCAGCCACCATCCGGCGGCGCACGGTGCTCCAAGCACGTCCTGTGGATGCCTCCTCCTCTTGCCTACTCCCTGCGAAGCGCCCGACCGTCTCCCTTCTTCCCCGTCCATCCAG